Part of the Carassius auratus strain Wakin unplaced genomic scaffold, ASM336829v1 scaf_tig00021918, whole genome shotgun sequence genome is shown below.
AACCGAGCCGTATTTGCCAGATCATTTACTCCTTCTCTCAAGAGGTACTGAGTGGTAGCGAAGGATAATCCTGCAGCAGCAGCACTGCCTACAACTGGAAGAAGACTCAACAAATATTCAACAGTAGCAATGGCAGCGAGCGCAGCAGACGCTTGCAATCTGGTCAGTGCTTTTTCTCGGATGGCAGTTACAAATTTAGATTTGGCAAGATCTTTCAGGTGGGGCTTGTTAACTTTTTCTGAAAGCCTAGTCAGTGATCTTTCATCCAAACCAAATGCATAGTAGCACCTTGTGAGGAAAAGCACGACCATGCCTACATCACATGCTGCTGATACACCAGGCAGAGGGATGACTGCTACAGCAGCAGAGGCAAGAGATGCAGCCCAGATCATCCGTTTAAACATATTGATCTTCTTCTCAAGAGATGCAGCAGAACACACTGGCCAGGCTTGTAGAAGAGCATACATCTTGTGTTCTGGAAGCTCATCTTCGAGAGTGTTTTGAAGTGATTCAAAATCATATTTCTCCAAATCACAAGACGATATCAAGAAAACTTTGGTGTCTCCCAGTTCTTTCAGGTTTTTCTGACAATCCTCTCTTATTTTGGAAAGAACCTTCTGCTCATCAAatccttttctctttttctctgaattcaTGTCATTGTCAATCTTGGAACGAACGAAGTaaaagctttttttctgtttccttatttCTTTAGCCAGCATGATGTCATGCTCCATGAACCTCTCTGAGTTAAGGATAATGAAGAAATCATAGGTGTTAAAATTGACGTCTTTCAggtatttttttgctttaaagttTGGGCTTCCTATGCCAGGCAGGTCCCAGATCTTCACATTTGGCATTTCAGGATGTTCATACATGTCGGGCATCTTTGTAGTTTCTGTGACTCCAGTAGGTGCTGCTCCATCATCGTCATCATGTAGACCTCTAAGTGCATTTACAAAGGAGGATTTTCCTGATCCTGTCTTTCCAGTCACAGCGATGTTAAGTGAGATATTAATAAACTGGTCAAATTTTGTTTTAGCTTTTGCTTTAGCCTTTTCCAGAGTGGATTCGCCCGAGGCCTTTATTACATCAACAACAGCAGGGTCTTGATTTTCCATGTTCTGAattctgaaaaattaaatattaatgaatgctcagaattagagacataattcttatttaaataatgtaatttaaaggggggctgaaatgctagttttcactcaatatcctgttaatcttgagtacctatagagtagtattgcatccttcattattctaaaaagtctttagttttattatattcataagagaaagatagtctgtaccgatttttcccggaaaaacacaagcggctggaggcgtgacgtgtgggcggagctaaagaatcatgagcgccagtaggcttttgcgttgagggagtctggaaactgtgacattaccgtgaggaaaaaaacatcatccaaaacaaaccatggctaatggtcagattcagccgtttatttatgatccagaatcagatccagaggctgaaattgaatgagagcagcagcaacgactacagcaggacgtctctatgtggtatgtattgaaactgtatatatttgcttaacggttttggaaaatgactaagttccactttatgtcgtcttttttttttttttttaagctgtacatgtggaaagtgcagtttgatgacaacatcgcatgttgtttacttgatgtgcttatgcgccgatagctaagttaacaacacagagatatttgaagcagttttactcaccgcatgcggttccaacacacaatcgtgaccctttttcgttgggactgcattatccttaagaaataaacgatgtgcaaatccggcgtcaaactgggccttgtttgtaaaacaagcatcttcgaaatgcagggaacaaacaaaaaaacttgcacatctccgttgatgctctgtaaaaataaactccatccactggtcccttaatgctgctctacgggagcgcgcgctcttccagaagaagtgcccttaggacccatataaggaaattcagctccatctaacgtcacacagacccatactcgaaaaaaactttccgaaacttgtgacaaacgtacaaattaatttttgaaactttgttcatgtttagcatgggaatccaactctttaacagtgtaaaaaaactcagtatgcatgaaatagcatttcaccccccctttaataatgcAACTGACATCATATGATTCTAATTACCTGAATTTCTTGGTTCCAGTAGGAATAATGAAACACCTGTTTTAAACACAAGTTGAATATTAAaccaatgtgaaatattttttctgtcgacACAATCATAACCCCAGGGTCAACAGACAATCAAAGAGATCAAAAGTagattgtttttacatttattgtaatattaatgaaatatatttatatttaattattacattaaaatgagatgtaaatatatttaaatataattaggaATGTGTTTAACTGTTTTTTCCTAATATTAATATTCA
Proteins encoded:
- the LOC113077173 gene encoding interferon-inducible GTPase 5-like, translating into MENQDPAVVDVIKASGESTLEKAKAKAKTKFDQFINISLNIAVTGKTGSGKSSFVNALRGLHDDDDGAAPTGVTETTKMPDMYEHPEMPNVKIWDLPGIGSPNFKAKKYLKDVNFNTYDFFIILNSERFMEHDIMLAKEIRKQKKSFYFVRSKIDNDMNSEKKRKGFDEQKVLSKIREDCQKNLKELGDTKVFLISSCDLEKYDFESLQNTLEDELPEHKMYALLQAWPVCSAASLEKKINMFKRMIWAASLASAAVAVIPLPGVSAACDVGMVVLFLTRCYYAFGLDERSLTRLSEKVNKPHLKDLAKSKFVTAIREKALTRLQASAALAAIATVEYLLSLLPVVGSAAAAGLSFATTQYLLREGVNDLANTARLIRKEAGLPYVY